The following coding sequences are from one Achromobacter sp. B7 window:
- a CDS encoding SDR family NAD(P)-dependent oxidoreductase: protein MGNLNGKVAFVTGGSRGIGAAIVRRLAAEGAHVAFTYVSPSSADAAKALATELTAGARQVRAIQADAEDALAVRQAVEQAIKLLGPVDVLVNNAGIFVTGVIGDTSLEEYERTMNINVRAPFVAIRTAQASMPDGGRIINIGSCLSQRAGRPGVALYAASKTALIGLSQGLARDLGARGITVNVVHPGPIDTDMNPANGDHAADLVAVLSLPHYGEPRDIAGMVAFLAGPEGRYITGASLSVDGGYAA, encoded by the coding sequence TTCGTGACAGGCGGCAGTCGTGGTATCGGAGCGGCCATCGTGCGCCGGCTGGCCGCCGAGGGCGCGCACGTCGCGTTCACCTACGTCAGCCCTTCCTCGGCTGACGCAGCCAAGGCACTGGCAACGGAATTGACCGCCGGCGCACGCCAGGTGCGCGCCATCCAGGCCGATGCGGAAGATGCGCTGGCCGTCAGGCAGGCCGTGGAACAAGCGATCAAGCTGCTTGGGCCGGTGGACGTGCTGGTCAACAACGCGGGCATTTTTGTCACCGGCGTCATCGGCGACACCAGCCTTGAGGAATACGAGCGCACGATGAACATCAACGTGCGCGCACCGTTCGTGGCCATCCGCACCGCGCAGGCATCCATGCCGGACGGCGGCCGCATCATCAACATCGGCAGCTGCCTGTCCCAACGCGCCGGCCGCCCCGGCGTGGCGCTGTACGCGGCCAGCAAGACCGCGCTGATCGGACTCAGCCAAGGCCTGGCGCGCGACCTGGGCGCACGCGGCATCACCGTCAACGTCGTGCACCCCGGCCCGATCGACACCGACATGAACCCGGCGAACGGCGACCACGCGGCCGACCTCGTCGCCGTGCTGTCGCTGCCCCACTATGGCGAACCGCGCGACATCGCGGGCATGGTGGCCTTCCTGGCGGGGCCGGAAGGGCGCTACATCACGGGCGCCAGCCTGTCGGTGGACGGCGGCTACGCAGCCTGA